Part of the Ruegeria sp. AD91A genome, CAACGCTGTCGCGGAAACGCGCCCCTCGGTCGTCAAAGCTGTGGTTCATCGCCGGGTATTCCTCGGGGCGGTCACCTGAAGCAACGCCCAACAGCAACCGTCCGCCCGAGAGCACATCGGTCGTCGCCGCTGCCTTGGCCACATGCGCGGGGTGACGCAATGGCAGGATGACACTCGACGTTCCAAGCGCAATCCGGTCTGTTGCTGTTGCCAGAGCACCCAGATAGACAAATGGATCGAAAACCTGTCCCGGGTCACCGAAGTTTGGCACATTGAACGGGACGTCGCGCAGCCAAAGTGCCGCAAACCCAAGTTCCTCGGCCTTTTGAGCCGCCTCCAGATGACCGCGCAGCGTCGGCTCTGCGCCGACTGCGTATGCCTCAAGCGGCAGCACAAGGCCAATGCTCAAGCGCTCGGGACGGAACACCCGGTTATAAGCCACGTTGATCTGGGTAAACTCGTTAGGCTGAATTTTATCCAACATCTCGGGACCCCACTAGTAGCGCACCAAGGTGCGGCTCTCGATGCTTTTGCGAATGGTGGAGATGCTTGAATCTTCGACCATATCGAGCGCGCTATGCGCAATCGAAGGTAGTCCTTGATTGTCATAGATATTGAAAATCGCGACCTCATCCGGTGTCATCTTGGATTGATAGATCCAATCATGCTTGGGGTTTCCCACCAGCCCCATGATTTGCCCTTTGCGGTCAGGATAGATCAGATCCAGCAGGATCCAGTCAGACGCGTCAACCGATGACGGGCGAACAAAGCCAAGCGGCGCTGAATTGATCGGATGCTCCACGGGACGCCACACATTAATAAATGCAAAGTGACCTTGCGCCCATTCCGATGCGACATCGGCACCCAACAGGTCGACAAGCCGCTGTTCGGCTCCGTCCTTGCTGTAGTCACTGTGAACGTTGCGCGCAGGTTTGCGCGTCGCACTCGGGTCATCTGTCCGAACCGTATGGTCAAAAACCACAACCTCGCGTGCGCCCAGCCTGTCCGACAGCATCGCTGTCAACTCGGCATCGTATATCGATTTCCATGCGGCACCAGCAAAGCCCCGAACCTGCGTTTCCAGCGTCGTGAATTCAACAGCATCAGACGCAAATGTAACGGAGTTGGCCGCTGCGCGGGCGTCCTCCAGTGCAACAGCCGTGGAGGCTAGTTTGGGGGAAACCAGGTTTCCAGCAATCCCGCCGGCATCCAGTTCAAAAGCTTGCCGGTGCGGCTTGTGAACGTGGTAGTTGACTGTGGCTGTTCGCGTCATATGCGCCTCCTTCGTATGCTGTGTTGCATCGATGGAAGGGATTTAACGTCAATCCAATTGCATATAAACTGCTCATTGATGGAATGATAATTCGGGTTTGCGATATAATGGGGCTTGATACAGATGCGCTGCGATTGTTTGTCAGGGCAGCAGAAATGCTGAACATAAGCGCGGCGGGGCGCGCATTGGGTATGGCCCCGGCCGTGTCCAGCGCAAAACTCGCGAAGTTGGAGCAGAGCCTGGGTTCCGAACTGTTACATCGCACAACACGCAAAGTGTCGTTGTCGGTTGAAGGTGCTGACTTCCTGCCCTTCGCCCGCGAGATTATCGCGCAAGAAGAGGCCGCACTTGCTGCTCTGGGCAAGCAGACAACAACCATAAAGGGCACGTTGCGCTTTGCTGCGCCAAGCAGTTTTGCACAGCTCTACATCGCGCCAATCCTTCCTGAGTTTCTTAAACAGCATCCCGATCTCACAATCGATCTGCGTCTGTCGGATGTGCAGTTCGACCTGATCGAGGGAAGCTATGATCTAGCACTCAGGAACGCGCCGCTTGTCGACACCAGCTTAAAAGGTCGAAAGCTGGCCGTTGATCGCCGTATTCTATGCGCCGCGCCGCATTATCTCGATGAATACGGCACGCCCAAGACGCCTGACGATCTGAAAACCCATCATCTGATAGCTTTCCAAAACCGCCAACCGCGGCCATTGACAGGACCGGCGGGCAAGAACGCCATTTTCGATCCCGCATCAGCCAAAGGCCAATTGATTATCGATGACGGTCAAAGCCAGGTCCGCGCCACGCTGGCCGGAGCCGGTATTTCCTTGAACGCTCTATGGAGCGTGCATGACCAACTGAAGTCAGGTCGTTTGATACGGGTTCTTCCAAACTTTGAGGCCAGTGAAGACAATGTCTTGTGGCTGATCTATCCCAAGTCCAACGTGCTGTCCCCAAAAGTGCGGGTGTTTATTGATTTTTTGATCGCAGAGATTGGCGCAAAGCCACCTTGGGAAACGTAAGCTCAAATAAAGCTTAGCGCGCTGCCAGACATCCTGACATCAATGCCAAGGACCAGGCGCTGAGCGGGCATGCCTTGTCCAGTCCAAATGTCTGGTTTGGTGTCCTCATTGCGGTCGTCGCCGAACGGAGGTTCGATTAGCAGATTAACGCACCATTTAATGATTGACCACATCACAACAACCACTAACGCCGCTGAACCGGATTTATTTGAAGCTATCTCTGGTTGAGTGGTCAGCTCATCAGCGGACCCAACGCACCTTCACTTAACTCGCCCGATAGAAGCCGTTGATCGTGTATGCAGAAAACGTCAGCAATGAGTCCAAAGTGTCAAATTTCGCATGGTAGCGCAATAAACGCCTGCGACAGCAACTGACGTATACACTTTAGAGGTTAGGGGCTGCTCCTGATGTTCCTCGAATTGTCAGGGTCGCAGAATACTCGAAATGACAGACTGGCAGATCGGGTGTTCGCATCCGGTCCAGAAGGATCTCGGCCAACCGCTTGCCTAACTTCTTCGGGTCGATCGCCATGGTTGTTAGGCCGGGCGTCGAGACGGCCGCATCCTCGATGTCATCAAAACCCACCACCGAAAAATCATGCCCTGGTTTCCAACCGGACCGGATCAATCCGAAGCAGGCGCCAAGCGCCACAACGTCTCCGTTGCAAACAATACCCGTCACCTCGGGGTGTTGGTGACGGAGTGCGGCAATAGCGTCAACGCCAGCACTCTTATTCTCATCGCATGGCCAGACAATTGGCTGCACGTCATCCATCTGCTTTAAAGCGCCAAGGTAACCGGCAATGCGTTCTTCACGCACGGACGATTGCTCGGTGCCGCCAAAATAGGCGATGTGCTTGTGCCCTAAATCAATCAAGTGCTGCGTGGCTTGTGCGAGGGCTTCGGTATTAAGAATGCCGACATGGTCGAAAGACTGCGACACCTTTCGCATGAATGTCACAGCGGGAACACCGTGAGCATTCAGAAGCTCCATAGATACTTCGCTTGTGTCTAGTGCCGGAACCCAGATCAAACCACGTCGGCCAAATCTGATGCAGGCTTCCAGAAGGCGGTCCTGACGTTGAAGATCGCCTTGCGCATCGAGGATCGACACCATGAACCCTTCGGTTTCGAGCAAGTCGACGGCGCCACTCACAACCTCTGCGTTAAACGGGTTGGCCAATTTGTTAAGGATAAAACCGATTTCGCGATTGTCACCTGATCGCATTGTGGCCGCCGCTTGATTTGGGACGTAGCGCAGACGCTTGGCTGCGCTCAGGACTTTCTGACGTGTCTTCTCTGAAATTCGGCCGGTGTCACGCATAACCTGGCTGACGGTTGGAACCGACACGCCCGCTTCTTTGGCAACGCTGGATAAGGTGGGTTTTTTCGTCATGGGTCACAGTTTAGATATAACGTTTGCCTAAAATCGCAAGTGGTTTTGCAAATGGCAAGCAAATTATAGCAAAAGCTTGGCGGCAACAGGCTTGACTCAAGATACAACGATATACCATATTAACTGCATTCGCCCGCGGACTGACCCAAAGGTGTCGGCGAGGGAGAGAGGTTGTCGGGTTTCGGTCAGCCTCAGACATAGGGAGGAAATCATGTCGATTCATCTGAAACTGTCGGTTGCCGTGTCCGGTGTTGCCATGCTTGCTGGCGCTGCTGCCGTGCAAGCTGAAACTCTGTTCTGGTCGACCCAGGCCCGGCCCGCCGAAGAAGCGCAGGCTATGCGAACCGAGGTTCTTGGTGGCTTCGAGGGCGGGGTTGACTACCAACCGAACGAAGATGGCCCCTGGCTGACTCGCTTGCAAGCCGAGCTGCAAGCCGACTCAGGCAGCATCGACTTGCTGGGCTCCTTGCATGGCAACTTCTCGGCGATGAATCCTGATGACCTGATGGACCTTAGCGAACTTGGCGTCATGTCGGCGTCGGGCACTTTCAATGATCTCGCTAAGCTGGGTACTGACAGCTTGCAATATATGCCGTGGATGCAAGCGAGTTACATCATGGCCGCAAACACGGAAGCACTGCAATACCTGCCTGAAGGTGCGGACATTGATGCACTGACCTATGACCAGTTGATTGCGTGGGCGGCGAACGTTGAAGAAGCGACGGGTCAGAAGAAATTCGGATTTCCGGCAGGTCCCAAGGGTCTGAAACACCGCTTTTTCCAAGGTTATCTTTACCCGTCCTACACCAACGGTGTTGTGCGGACCTTTGCTTCGCCCGAGGCTGTGACGGCATGGGAAAAGTTCAAAGAGCTGTGGAGCCATACGAACCCTGCCTCGACCAACTTTTCATTCATGCAGGAACAGCTGTTGAACGGGGATGCCTGGATCGTCTTTGACCACACGTCGCGTTTGGCGCAGGCATTCAATGAACGCCCAGATGATTTCGTTGCCTTCCCAGCACCTGCAGGCCCAACTGGCCGTGGCTTCATGCCCGTTCTGGCAGGTGTTGCCATCCCACGCACCGCGCCGGATGCCGAAGGTGCCAAAGCTTTGGTGACTTATCTGATGCAGCCCGAGACACAGATCGCGACACTGAAGGCAACAAACTTCTTCCCCGTGGTTGATGTTGAGCTGCCCGCCGACCTACCGCCTTCGGTCAAAGCTGCCGGCGAAGCGGTTGCCAAGATGAGCAGCTCGGCAGACGCAAATCCCGGCCTGCTGCCTGCGGGTCTGGGTAGCATGGGCGGCGACTTCAACCGTGTATATGTGGATGCGTTCGAACGCATTGTTTTGGCTGGTCAACCCATTGAGCAGGTTCTGGAAGATCAAAAGAAACAGCTGGAAAAGATCATGAACGAAACTGGCGCGCCTTGCTGGGCACCAGATGCGCCTTCGGAAGGTGCCTGCCCCGTCGAATAAAACCTTCCATGACTGCCGGGCCGCAGAAGCTGTGGCCCGGTTCCCCAGCATAATCCCAACTTAAAGGAGCGGTCCGATGGAAGCGCGGCTATTGCCTTACTTTCTGATCCTCCCGGTGACGCTGTTTCTCTGCCTGTTTTTCCTCTACCCGTTTGCGCTGGTGGCGCAGCAGGCTTTTGGAACAGGAGACGGCTTTTCACTGGATAACTTTCGCGAGGTTGTGAGCTACTGGAAGTTCCCGATCTCGATGAAAAACACATTTCTTCTGGCCGCGGCCGTGGTACCGATCCAGCTGGCGCTGTCACTTCTGATGGCCACGATGGTCACGAAGATGCAAAAGGGCCGCGATCTGGTTCTGTACATCTGGACCATTCCTTTGGGGATTTCTGACCTTGCAGCCGGTATCATCTGGCTGGCGATCTTCGAGCAGTCGGGTTTCCTGAACTCGATGATGGTCGGGCTTGGTGTCACTGACCAACCGGTAAGTTTGCTGAGTTATCAAACGCCGTGGGTAGTGTTCCTGGCGATTATGCTTGCCGAGATTTGGCGTGCGACCGCGATTATGCTTGTGATCCTTGTGGCGGGAATTGGTCTGATCCCCAAGGAATACTACGAGGCTGCGGATGTGTTTGGCGCCTCGCGCTGGAAACAGTTCACCCGGATCACTTTGCCGCTTCTGCGCCCATCGCTGCAAACTGCCCTGGTCCTGCGTGTCATTCTGGCCTTTGAAGTCTTTGCTGTGGTCGCAGCCCTTGGGGGCACGATCTTCCCGGTGCTTATGGGCGAGATCTACGCCTATCAGTTTGACCTGCAAAATGGTGGGGCAGCAGCAGCGCTGGCGATCATCGTTCTGATTATCTCAATCGTGTTTACGCTGATCATCATGCGCGCTCTGCGCGTCCCGAAAGGAGCCACGATATGACGGCTGTAGCAGACGTTGTGGCCCCTGACGCCCGCAAGGCGGGAAGGGGGCTCTACCGAGCAGGCGTGATCTTGCTGTGTGCCTGGGTGATCATACCGCTCTACCTGCTGTTCGTGAACACAATGTCCTCACCGGATACAGTGAACAGTTTCCCCAAGAGCTTCATCCCGGAGTTCAATATGGGATCCCTGGAATTCTTTATGGGGTTCCAGGGGATGCTGAGGGCGCTGTGGAACTCAGTTGTGGTGGCTTTGATGACGATGGTGATGTCCATCGCCATCGGAGCCCCCGCGGGCTATGCCCTATCGCGGTTTGACTTCCGTGGGAAAGAGCTGTTCCGGCTGCTGATCCTGCTGACACGGGCCTTCCCGCTGCCGCTTCTGGCGCTGCCCTTGGCAGTTCTTTTCATCCGCACAGGTCTGGATGACACGGCCTTTGGTCTGGCGCTTGTCCATACGACACTGGCGATCCCATTCGCGGTTCTCATCACCTTTTCGCTTTTCTCTGGTATCCCGCTGGAGCTCGAGGAGGCAGCCTGGACGCTGGGCTGCACACGGCTGACCGCCTTCACCAAGGTGATCCTGCCTTTGGTTCTGCCAGGGATTACAGCCTCGGCGATTTTCGCCTTTGTGATCTCGTGGAACGAAGTATTCGCGGCTGCCGTGCTGACTATCGAGAACCGGACGCTTCCCGCGTTCCTATTGCAGACATTGGGCGAAGCTCCGTTGCACCTGAAATTCGCAGGCGGCTTCATTCTCGTGGTGCCTGCGCTGATCTTCATCTTTGCTGTGCGCAAATATCTCTTTGCCATGTGGGGCATCGCCAACCGCTGAGCGGTGACTGAAAGGAAACTGTTATGGCTGAAATACAGATCAAAAACGTTGCCAAGAATTTTGGATCCTACCAGGCTCTGCACGATATCAACCTGACCATCGCAGACCAGGAATTCATGGTCCTTTTGGGCGCCTCGGGCTGCGGTAAATCCACGCTTCTGCGCATCATTGCAGGGCTTGAGACAGCGACGACCGGTGAGGTCTGGATCGGTGGGCGTCGCGTAGATCACCTTTCTCCCAAAGATCGCGGCATCTCGATGGTGTTCCAGAACTATGCGGTGTTTCCGCACCTGACCGTGTTCGAGAACATTGGCTTTGGTCTTCGGATGCAAAAACTGCCCGATGATGAGGTCAAACGTCGGGTCGAACGAACCGCTGGGCTGATGCATATCGAACAGCTTCTAAAGCGCTATTCGGGTGAGTTGTCAGGCGGTCAACGCCAACGGGTCGCTGTCGCCCGCGCGTTGGCAATGGAGCCGGACGTGATCCTGATGGATGAGCCGCTGTCGAACCTAGACGCGCTGTTGCGGATGGAAATGCGCGCCGAGCTGAAGGGTGTTCTGGCCGAAAGCAAGACCACTGCCATCTATGTGACACACGATCAGGTCGAAGCCATGTCCATGGCCGACCGGATCAGCGTCATGCATCAGGGCAAAATTGTTCAGGCAGCCTCACCCATCGAAGTGTATAGGGATCCAGCGGCCGAGTTCGTGGCCAGTTTCATCGGTAATCCGCCAATGAATTTCCTCCCCGCTGAAGCTGCGGGCTCTGGTCGTTGGACTGTTGCCGGGCAGAACTTCGATGGGCCGGCAAATGGCAAGGACCTGAAATGGGCCATTCGCCCGGAAGATTTGCGTGTTGCTGATCAGGGTTTTGGAGCGCGAGCCAAGGTTGTGGAACCTCTTGGCGCGCATTTGTTGGTGACTTGTGATGTCGAAGGTCACCAGTTCCGCGCTGTGCTGGATAGTGAACTCCACGTGAAACCCGGTGACGTACTTACGTTAGCGCCGCAAGAAGGCCGGGGACGCTGGTTCGACCCCGAAACCACCTTGGCTGTCGCGTAAAGGAGAAACAAGATGAGCCAAGCGTTGATCGATCAGGCACGCAAGGTCATGGAGAACAATGACCGGGGCACTTACACAGTGCCCACCCATGGCCTCTATCCCTTCCAGTGGAACTGGGACAGCGCCTTGTCCGCACTTGGCTTTTCGCATTTCAACATGGAGCGGGCCTGGGTCGAGGTCGAGACTCTTATGGCCCATCAGTGGGTCGACGGTATGGTGCCGCATATCATTTTTCACGAACCTGATGATGGGTATTTTCCTGGTCCTGACGTTTGGCAAACTGGACGCGTGGTGCCGACGACTGGTATCACCCAGCCAGCGGTTGTGGGCTTTGCTTTACGCAAGCTTTACGATCGGGCGGAAGACAAGGCCGCAGCCCGCGTGCGGCTGGCCAAGCTCCTGCCCAAAGTCCATGCGTGGCATCAGTGGTTCTATCGCAACCGCGATCCGAACGGCACGGGGCTGGTTGCGATCATCCACCCTTGGGAATCTGGTCGAGACAACTCGGTGGATTGGGATGAAGGGCTGGACGCGGTGCCGATCGAGGGGGTCGCGCCATTTACGCGGCGCGATACGACACACGCCAACCCAGATCACCGCCCGTCGGACGAGCAATACAAGTGTTATATCTGGTTGGTCGAGTACTTCCGAGGACTTGGATGGGATAATGCGAAGCTCCACGATGCCTCGCCCTTTTGCCTCGTTGACCCAGGATTTAACGGCATCCTGATACGGTCCTGTGACCAAGTTGCGGATTTGGCGGAAATCTTGTGCGATACGTCAATCGCTTCTGAAGCGCGTGAGATGGCCGCAAATGGCCGCGCGGCTCTGGAAAGCCTCTGGAACCCGGCGCTTGGGCAATACACGTGTTACAACCGTGCCGCTGGTCGCCTGCAAGACACACCAACGATTGGTGGGTTGCTCGCGGCAATTGCTGATGTACCTCATGGCCGTGCTGATGCGCTCGCACGAAGGATCGCTTTATTGGGCGAGCGTTGCGGCTATCTGGTGCCCAGTCACGACCCGGCAGATGGCGCTTTTGATAGCCTGCGCTACTGGCGCGGGCCCACATGGTTAATCGTAAATTATTTGATTGCCGAAGGTCTAAGTCGGTCTGGGCAGAGGGAAATGGCGCAACGGATCCTCGCCGACAGCCTAAAGCTTATTCAGAAAAGCGGCTTTGCGGAGTATTATGACCCGATGAGCGGCGAGCCTTGTGGCGGCAGTAGCTTTACGTGGACCGCAGCCATGGTAATCGAAATCCTCAAAACCAAAAGAGTGCCGGCATGAAGCGCTCGCGCATCAATGAAATCATGGCCCAAGCAGATGAGATGATCCGCTCTCACGGGTTCACGTTGCCGCCCTTTGCCTATTGGACACCCGAGGAGTTTAAAGCCCGTAAAAGTGATGCCTGTCACATCATTGACGCAAGATGCGGATGGGACATCACCGATTACGGTGACGGTGATTTTGACAAGATGGGCCTGTTCCTCTTTACCCTGCGCAACGGGTTGCAGAGTGATTTGGCCAAGGGCGGCGGCATGTGCTACGCCGAGAAGCTATTGATTTCGAGGCGGGACCAGCTATCGCCAATGCACACGCATGTTCTGAAAGCTGAGGATATCATCAACCGCGGTGGCGCAACTCTGGTGGTCGAGCTTTTCGGCTCAGACGACGCGGGTGGATTCGCAGAGGATCGCGGCGGTGTGGTCTGGCTGGACGGCATCCGACATCATTGCCAACCGGGCGAGAAGTTGCGCCTGGCACCGGGTGAAAGCGTTACCCTGCGTCCTGGTGATTGGCACGCGTTCTGGGGCGAAGGAGGGGATGTGTTGATCGGTGAGGTCTCAACGGTCAACGATGACGAGACCGACAATATCTTTCGTGAACCCATCGGCCGCTTTGCCGAGGTTGAGGAGGATCTTGCTCCGACACATCTGTTGGTCAGCGACTATTCCAAATGGCTGGGTTGATCGAAGAAACCAGTGGCGGATTCTTGGCAGACCTGTCGCAAACTTTGATCCCCATAGCCGCGTTCAGGCAGTCATCCTTCATTGAATAATATGGCAATGTTGTATGGACCTCATCTGGTCGTTCTCTACATTGTGCCTCAACTCGCAGAGTATAACCCAAGCGGACCTTCACCCAACATCTCGCAGCGGCGGCTTGGCGCTGACGTTAGACAATTCATGCCACTGCGTGGGTTCACGCCTTTGGTTATGACCTTTCCCTGCTTCAAGAGTGGATATTGCCGTAACTGCTAGGTGAGCGCGTCCAATCCGGCGCGCTCACTTTGCTTGGTATTGCCTATCACCATGGAGTTAACAGCGATGTACTACTCCGCGGCGATCGCTTCCTCTTCCAGCGACGGGTAATCGGTGTACCCTTTTTCGTTGCCGCCGTAGAGAGTACTTGGATCGAGCTCATTCAGCGCGACGTCTTTCTCCAGCCGGTTGACAAGATCCGGGTTGGAAATGAACGGCCGGCCAAAGGCCACCAGATCGACGGCGCCGGTATCAACCGCTTCAATCGCCATGTCTCGGTCGTAAGCGTTGTTGCCCATTTTCGCACCGTCAAACAATTCATAGAGCGCCTTCAGATCGCCACCTTCCGGAATATCGCGCGGGCCGCCGGTCTGTCCCTCCACAAGATGAAGATAGGCCAGCCCATAGCCATTCAGCAATTTGACCGCATGGGTGAATGTCGCCTGCGGGTCGCTGTCGGAGATGTTGTTGGCGTACGAGAATGGGCTGAGGCGGACGCCGACGCGGTCGGCGCCCCAGACATCGACAACCACGTCCATGACCTCTTTCAGGAACCGTGCTCTATTCTCGACTGGACCGCCATATTCGTCTTCACGCTTGTTGGATTCGTCCCGCAGGAATTGATCGATAAGGTATCCGTTGGCTGCGTGGACCTCGACACCGTCGAAACCGGCCTCTTTGGCGTTTTCTGCGGCCCTCCGGTAGTCGGCAACGATGCCAGATATTTCATCGATGGTCAGAGCCCGCGGTTCAGATGTTTCAACAAACTGCTCACCATCAAACGTCTTGGCCTTAGCGCCAATTGCGGATGGTGCAACAGGGGCGCCACCATCGTGCTGTAAACTGGTATGCGAAATCCGGCCCACATGCCAAAGCTGGATTACGATCTTCCCGTCCTTGGCATGGACGGCCTCAGTCACTTTTTTCCAGCCGTCGATCTGTGCTTCGGAATAAATGCCGGGCGTCCAGGCATAGCCTTTTCCTTGGGGCGAGATTTGCGATGCTTCCGTGATGATCAGACCAGCACCTGCCCGCTGCGCGTAGTACTTGGCCTGCAAGTCATGGACGCTGTCATCCTCGGCTCTTGCCCGGTTGCGGGTCAGTGGCGCCATGACAATGCGGTTTTTCAGTTCGATTGCACCAGCTTTGATGCCGGAGAACAGTTTTTCATCAGCCATTGCTGCTTCCTTCTTTGGCAAACTTCGTTCAGATATTATTGGACTAATTGGTCCAATATTGGGGTCACTGTCTCTTGTTTGAGTTTGTGTTAGGTTTAATTTCCTTATGGTGGCGGGGGGCCTTATGGCGAAATCACCAACCGGGCTTGTTTCAGGGTTTGCGATATCTGCTCATTGGGAACGCCCGCCTTGCGCAAGGCTAGCGTGCCAATTGCAAGGGAGGCAAAGGCGCGTGCCTTGTCGAGTACCTGTCCCGGATCCGAAGGCTCAAGCGCTCCCGCAATAATCTCGTCAATACTCTCCAAATGCTGTCGCCCGAGAGCCGCCACTTCATCATCATGAGGAGCAAGCTCCGTAAGGCAATTGATCAGCATACAGCCGTCACGACCACCTTGTGGGTTCGCCAAAGCTTCCATTATCGCACCAACGGGGTCATTTCCGCCCGCATCTGCAACGTCACGCAGATTTTTTAAACCACGCCTTGAATAGTGGCTGAGGGCTTTGTGAAACAAAGCCTGCTTGTTGCCGAACGCTCCATAGAAGCTGGACCGGCTCAAACCCATGGCCTTGGTCAGATCATCCACAGATGCGGTCTCGTAGCCCTTGTGCCAAAAAACGCACAAGGCTTTCTCCAAAGCCTCAGCTTCGTCAAAGGCGCGAGGCCTACCCGGGCCTGCGGGTGATTTGATGTCGCCATTTGGGAGAGTTTTTTTGCTCATGCGTATGATTTGGAATGTTTGGTCCAAAAATTCAAGGTGGCGGTAGGAAATTTTTGGAATGGTCAGTCCGTATTGTGACCAGAGAAAGGAATTTAGGTCGGTAGAAATACAAAACCTCCCCATCCCGCTTGGTGTCACGCTAATCTTAGGATCAGGACTGTTTGTCTTTTTGCGGGAGTGTCAGACGAGGAGGATCGTGATCGTAGAAAAGAGAACCCGCGCTCGGTACTAGTTTCCAACACTGGACAGAATGATTGGCGGCTTGGTCCAACGCGTTGATGTTGATCACTAACAAACCAGAGATTGGTTCGGTAGATTCATGGCCAATGCCCTCAGCTTGTGAGGATTAATACTCCAATGAGTAACAAAGCCAAGAATTCAGAACTGGTTTTACGAGCATCAGAACGGCGGGTCATCGTAAGCAAACCAACAATAATTTCAGCGCAGTAGGTAAAAAAACGAGGTTAGCTGAAGTTTAATTTGCCCAATGTGAACTTCTTAACTTTGGTTAGAACGGTTTTTTGGCAGTATCGTTTCATGAGTTGTTAGTGAGTTCAGTGAGTAAGTAGATGTATTTGCATAATTTCGAGGGGCATTGTTGCGCGGTCAATGACATCCGGATGGATGATTTTGCGCGTGAGTATCCATTGCTGGACGATGCCGACGTGCACGCACAATGGCAGAAGGGCTCCTGGCAGATCACGCGGATAGCCGACATCTGGACACGAACCGGGAAGGTGCTTTCCTTGCCTTACAAAGGGGCCAACGCCTATCCATCTTTCCAGTTTGCTGAGGATGGAACCCCGCTTCCTTTGATGGAAAAAGTGTTGAAAGCCCTGCCACGTGAAATGACCCCGTGGCAATGCGCGTTCTGGTTAACCTCACCCAAACTGGAACTCGGAGGGGAAAGCCCGGCAAATCGCATTCAGATCGGCGATGATTGCATAGTCGGTATCGCAGGCGATGCTGGTGGTCTGATGGCAGCTTAGTGTTAGTTTTTGATCACTCATACGTCGTACAGCATCTGGCAAATTCGTGTCTCCCCTGCTTTTTCTGCCTCCGGCAAGAATAGCAAGATTAGGGCACTTAAATGTCCGTTATCTTCTGAGAATTCAGAGTCAATACCAAGCAGCCCATCCATAGATACGAATGGCCAAGAGCATACTGAAATACGGGTACTAACTAGGTCTTCGAATATCGATACCCGTTGGCGAAAATCCCACCGACAAGTACAACTGCTCTGCAAATCTGTAATCTGCCGCTACGCGTAGCGAAAACTCAACAAACTCGGTTTCTGCATATTTCTGTCAAACAGACCTCACCGCTCAAACACAGCCATCATTTGCCTGCGCAATCGCGCCAGATCCTCATCCACACTAGCG contains:
- a CDS encoding LacI family DNA-binding transcriptional regulator, which encodes MTKKPTLSSVAKEAGVSVPTVSQVMRDTGRISEKTRQKVLSAAKRLRYVPNQAAATMRSGDNREIGFILNKLANPFNAEVVSGAVDLLETEGFMVSILDAQGDLQRQDRLLEACIRFGRRGLIWVPALDTSEVSMELLNAHGVPAVTFMRKVSQSFDHVGILNTEALAQATQHLIDLGHKHIAYFGGTEQSSVREERIAGYLGALKQMDDVQPIVWPCDENKSAGVDAIAALRHQHPEVTGIVCNGDVVALGACFGLIRSGWKPGHDFSVVGFDDIEDAAVSTPGLTTMAIDPKKLGKRLAEILLDRMRTPDLPVCHFEYSATLTIRGTSGAAPNL
- a CDS encoding LLM class oxidoreductase translates to MLDKIQPNEFTQINVAYNRVFRPERLSIGLVLPLEAYAVGAEPTLRGHLEAAQKAEELGFAALWLRDVPFNVPNFGDPGQVFDPFVYLGALATATDRIALGTSSVILPLRHPAHVAKAAATTDVLSGGRLLLGVASGDRPEEYPAMNHSFDDRGARFRDSVEYIRAVGSDYPEHENAQGKLGGGIDLLPKPHGTRLPMLITGGSQQSPDWVARNGDGWMTYPRNASAQGQVIADYRRRVREAGQLDKPVMQSLYVDIVDDPAAPPRPIHLGFQSGSDFLRSYLREIETLGVNHVALNLRFNQAPIDATLEHLADTVLPDFS
- a CDS encoding ABC transporter substrate-binding protein; amino-acid sequence: MSIHLKLSVAVSGVAMLAGAAAVQAETLFWSTQARPAEEAQAMRTEVLGGFEGGVDYQPNEDGPWLTRLQAELQADSGSIDLLGSLHGNFSAMNPDDLMDLSELGVMSASGTFNDLAKLGTDSLQYMPWMQASYIMAANTEALQYLPEGADIDALTYDQLIAWAANVEEATGQKKFGFPAGPKGLKHRFFQGYLYPSYTNGVVRTFASPEAVTAWEKFKELWSHTNPASTNFSFMQEQLLNGDAWIVFDHTSRLAQAFNERPDDFVAFPAPAGPTGRGFMPVLAGVAIPRTAPDAEGAKALVTYLMQPETQIATLKATNFFPVVDVELPADLPPSVKAAGEAVAKMSSSADANPGLLPAGLGSMGGDFNRVYVDAFERIVLAGQPIEQVLEDQKKQLEKIMNETGAPCWAPDAPSEGACPVE
- a CDS encoding LysR family transcriptional regulator; this encodes MGLDTDALRLFVRAAEMLNISAAGRALGMAPAVSSAKLAKLEQSLGSELLHRTTRKVSLSVEGADFLPFAREIIAQEEAALAALGKQTTTIKGTLRFAAPSSFAQLYIAPILPEFLKQHPDLTIDLRLSDVQFDLIEGSYDLALRNAPLVDTSLKGRKLAVDRRILCAAPHYLDEYGTPKTPDDLKTHHLIAFQNRQPRPLTGPAGKNAIFDPASAKGQLIIDDGQSQVRATLAGAGISLNALWSVHDQLKSGRLIRVLPNFEASEDNVLWLIYPKSNVLSPKVRVFIDFLIAEIGAKPPWET
- a CDS encoding carbohydrate ABC transporter permease, which produces MEARLLPYFLILPVTLFLCLFFLYPFALVAQQAFGTGDGFSLDNFREVVSYWKFPISMKNTFLLAAAVVPIQLALSLLMATMVTKMQKGRDLVLYIWTIPLGISDLAAGIIWLAIFEQSGFLNSMMVGLGVTDQPVSLLSYQTPWVVFLAIMLAEIWRATAIMLVILVAGIGLIPKEYYEAADVFGASRWKQFTRITLPLLRPSLQTALVLRVILAFEVFAVVAALGGTIFPVLMGEIYAYQFDLQNGGAAAALAIIVLIISIVFTLIIMRALRVPKGATI
- a CDS encoding CmcJ/NvfI family oxidoreductase: MTRTATVNYHVHKPHRQAFELDAGGIAGNLVSPKLASTAVALEDARAAANSVTFASDAVEFTTLETQVRGFAGAAWKSIYDAELTAMLSDRLGAREVVVFDHTVRTDDPSATRKPARNVHSDYSKDGAEQRLVDLLGADVASEWAQGHFAFINVWRPVEHPINSAPLGFVRPSSVDASDWILLDLIYPDRKGQIMGLVGNPKHDWIYQSKMTPDEVAIFNIYDNQGLPSIAHSALDMVEDSSISTIRKSIESRTLVRY
- a CDS encoding carbohydrate ABC transporter permease, whose protein sequence is MTAVADVVAPDARKAGRGLYRAGVILLCAWVIIPLYLLFVNTMSSPDTVNSFPKSFIPEFNMGSLEFFMGFQGMLRALWNSVVVALMTMVMSIAIGAPAGYALSRFDFRGKELFRLLILLTRAFPLPLLALPLAVLFIRTGLDDTAFGLALVHTTLAIPFAVLITFSLFSGIPLELEEAAWTLGCTRLTAFTKVILPLVLPGITASAIFAFVISWNEVFAAAVLTIENRTLPAFLLQTLGEAPLHLKFAGGFILVVPALIFIFAVRKYLFAMWGIANR